The proteins below are encoded in one region of Dromaius novaehollandiae isolate bDroNov1 chromosome 9, bDroNov1.hap1, whole genome shotgun sequence:
- the FOXL2 gene encoding forkhead box protein L2: MMSGYADAEEDAAALLAHDGGGKEPERGKEEPGADKGAEKPDPSQKPPYSYVALIAMAIRESAEKRLTLSGIYQYIISKFPFYEKNKKGWQNSIRHNLSLNECFIKVPREGGGERKGNYWTLDPACEDMFEKGNYRRRRRMKRPFRPPPSHFQPGKTLFGPDGYGYLSPPKYLQSSFMNNSWPLAQPPAPMPYASCQMSGGNVSPVNVKGLSGPASYGPYSRVQSMALPGMVNSYNGMGHPHHPHAHHPQQLSPAGAAPPAAPAANGAGLQFACARQPAELSMMHCSYWEHDGKHGALHSRIDI, translated from the coding sequence ATGATGAGCGGCTACGCGGACGCCGAGGAGGAcgcggcggcgctgctggcgcACGACGGCGGCGGCAAGGAGCCGGAGCGCGGCAAGGAGGAGCCGGGCGCCGACAAGGGCGCCGAGAAGCCGGACCCCTCGCAGAAGCCGCCCTACTCGTACGTGGCCCTCATCGCCATGGCCATCCGCGAGAGCGCCGAGAAGAGGCTCACGCTGTCCGGGATCTACCAGTACATCATCAGCAAGTTCCCCTTCTACGAGAAGAACAAGAAGGGCTGGCAGAACAGCATCCGCCACAACCTCAGCCTCAACGAGTGCTTCATCAAGGTGCCCCGCGAGGGCGGCGGCGAGCGCAAGGGCAACTACTGGACGCTGGACCCCGCCTGCGAGGACATGTTCGAGAAGGGCAActaccggcggcggcggcgcatgAAGCGGCCCTTCCGGCCGCCCCCGAGCCACTTCCAGCCCGGCAAGACCCTCTTCGGCCCCGACGGCTACGGCTACCTCTCCCCGCCCAAGTACCTGCAGTCCAGCTTCATGAACAACTCGTGGCCGCtggcgcagccccccgcgcccatGCCCTACGCCTCCTGCCAGATGTCCGGCGGCAACGTGAGCCCCGTCAACGTGAAAGGACTCTCGGGCCCGGCCTCCTACGGCCCCTACTCGCGGGTGCAGAGCATGGCGCTGCCCGGCATGGTGAACTCCTACAACGGCATGGGCCACCCGCACCACCCGCACGCCCACCACCCGCAGCAGctgagcccggccggcgccgcgccgcccgccgcccccgccgcgaaCGGAGCCGGCCTCCAGTTCGCCTGCGCCCGGCAGCCCGCCGAGCTCTCCATGATGCACTGTTCCTACTGGGAGCACGACGGCAAGCACGGCGCCCTGCACTCCCGCATAGACATCtag